The stretch of DNA TGGTCGCGCGAAATGTCGGCCAGGGCCGCCTTTCATTCGCAAGCGATCTGAAGTCGGCGGTCAGCGAAGCGGAAGTGGTGTTCATTGCGGTGGGCACGCCGTCGCGCCGCGGCGACGGCCACGCCGATCTGTCCTACGTCTACGCGGCGGCGCGCGAGATCGCGAGCGTGCTCCCCGAGCGAGCGGTGGTGGTCACCAAGTCGACGGTTCCGGTCGGCACCGGCGACGAGGTTGAGCGCATCATCCGTGAGGAGAATCCCTCAGCCACAGTTGCCGTCGTGTCGAATCCGGAGTTCCTGCGCGAGGGGGCGGCGATCCGCGACTTCAAGCATCCCGACCGGATCGTGATCGGAACGGAAGACGCACGCGCCCGCGGCGTCATGGCCGAGGTGTACCGGCCGCTTCACCTCAACGCCTCGCCGATCCTCTATACGGATCGCCGCACCGCGGAGCTGACGAAATATGCCGCCAACTCCTTTCTTGCCACCAAGATAGCCTTCATCAACGAGATCGCCGATCTTGCCGAGAAGGTCGGCGCCAATGTGCAGGAAGTCGCGCGCGGCATCGGCCTCGACAACCGGATTGGCCAGAAGTTCCTGCACGCAGGCCCGGGCTTCGGCGGCTCCTGCTTTCCAAAGGATGCGATGGCGCTGATCAAGACCGGCCAGGACCATGAATCGCCGGTGCGGATCGTGGAAACGGTGGTTGCCGTCAACGACCAGCGCAAGCGGGCGATGGCGCGCAAGGTCGCGAACGCATTCGGCGGCAATCTGCGCGGAAAATCGATCGCCGTGCTCGGCGTGACCTTCAAGCCCGATACCGACGACATGCGCGACGCGCCGTCGATTCCGCTGATCACCGCGCTGCAGGACATGGGCGCCGAGGTGCGGGTTTTCGATCCCGTCGGCATGGAGCAGGCGAAGAAGGTGTTCGAGAACGTCACCTTCTGCGACAACGCCTACCGTTGCGCCAAGGGATGCCATGCGCTCGTCATCGTCACGGAATGGGAACAGTTCCGGGCGCTGGATCTGAAGGAGTTGTCCACCATTATGGCCTGCCCCGTCATCGTCGATTTGCGCAACATCTACTCTCCGGAGGAGGTGGAGCGGAACGGCTTTCTGTATTGCGGCGTGGGCCGGCCGAAATCGATGGCGTACTGAAAGGATGCAGGCACAATGTCCGATCAGCCAATTTTGCTAACGGGAGCCGCGGGCTTCATCGGATTCCACGTGGCGCAGCGATTGCTTCAGTCCGGTCACCGCGTCATAGGGGTCGACAACCTGAATGCGTATTACGATCCGCAGCTGAAGGCCGCGCGGCTCGATATTCTCCGTAACGACCGGCGCTTTCAGTTCGAGCGACTGGATCTGGCGGATCGCGTTGCGGTTCCGGAATTGTTTGCGCGGCATCGGTTTCCCGTCGTGATCCACCTCGCTGCGCAAGCCGGCGTGCGGTATTCGCTCATGGATCCTCATGCCTATGTGGATGCGAACCTGGTCGGCTTTACCAACATTCTGGAGGGATGCCGGCACAATGGCTGCCGTCACCTTTTGTTTGCGTCCTCGTCGTCGGTGTACGGAGCCAACCGGAAGCTGCCGTTTTCGGTGCAGGACAACGTCGATCATCCGATCAGCCTTTATGCCGCAAGCAAGAAGGCGAACGAGTTGATGGCGCATTCGTACAGCCATCTCTACGGGATTCCCTGCACCGGCCTGCGGTTCTTTACGGTGTATGGCCCATGGTACCGGCCCGATATGGCCCTGTTCGTGTTCGCCGAGGCGATCGCCCGCGGCGATCCGATCAGATTGTTCAACGGCGGCCGGATGCTCCGTGACTTTACTTACATCGACGATGTGACGGACGCGCTGGTCCGGCTGATCGGTCGTGCGCCGCAAGGAAAGCCGCAGCGGTTGGGGGAAGCCCCGGATCCGGGATCAAGCGCCGCGCCATGGCGCATCTACAATATCGGCAACAGCAAGCCGGAGGAGTTGCTGCGCGTCGTCTCGCTGCTGGAGCAGGAACTGGGACGCACGGCGACAAAGGAACTGCTGCCGATGCAGCCGGGCGATGTGCCGGCCACCTATGCCGATGTCGATGATCTCTCGCGTGACGTGGATTTCCGTCCCGCCACCTCCATCGAGGAAGGCATCCGCAGGTTCGCTGCGTGGTATCGCAGCTATCGCGAAGATCAGTCTGACGGCGGAATTCAGGCCACTTCCAGCGCGCGCGCATAGGCGTGGCCGGAATTGGTGATGTGCACGGTCATCAGTTTCGTAAAGCCTTCGAACTTCCCCCGCTCGAACAGGTCAAGCAACTCGCGGTGTTGATCGAATGACGCCGGCGTCCGGACGTCGAGCGGCGAACTCAAATTGGTGCGCAACGCAGCGACGCGCCCTGCGATGAGCTGATAGGACTGCATCAAATAATGATTGCCGCAATGGACAAACAGGGCGTCGTGGAACGCGGTGTCCGCCGAGCCGTAGGCGAGCGTGTCCTTTGCCGCCACCGCCTGCTTCATGTCCGCGACCGCCGCCGTCAGCGCTTTCAACGCGCCGTCGCGATCATGGCCGTGAGCGAGTTCGGCTGCCTTGGGCTCGATCAGGATGCGGAACGTGCAGAGTTCAACGATGTCGGCGGCGCTCGGCGTGAAGACGAAGCTGCCGACCTGCGGCTTCACCACGACGAGCCCATGGGCCTGCAGCAGGCTCATGGCTTCGCGCACCGGCGTGCGGCTGACGCCAAAGGATTGCGCGAGCCTCTCCTCGGCGATGACGGCGCCGAGCTTCAGTTCGCCTTCGATGATCGCCTGGCGCAACCGCAGCATCACCTTCTGCGACAGCGATTTTGGCGTATCGAGTTTGAATGATTTCATGGCGTGATCGCCTGTTGCCTCTCACTGTGCCGCCTGCGACCTGCGGATCGATCAGATCACCTTTCCTGGATTGAGCAGGCCGTCGGGATCAAGGGCGGCCTTCAGCGTGCGCATCAGCGCAATCTCGGCTTCGCTGCGCGCGTAACCCAGCCATTTCTTTTTCAGCGTGCCGATGCCGTGCTCGGCCGAGACGCTGCCGCCCATCTCGCGGACCAGGCCGTAGACGATCTGGTCCATTTCTTCCTTCGGCTGCTCCTCGACGGATAGCCCCGGCACCCACGACACCAGGTGCAGATTGCCGTCGCCGATATGCCCGTAATAGACACTGTCGCAACCGGGAATGCCGGATGCCAGTGCCGCCTTGCAGCGCCGGACGAATTCGTCCATGCCGGCAACGGCGAGGCCGATATCGTAGGGGATGTGCGGGCCGAGCACCTGGCCGAATTCCGAACAGATGTCACGCACCGCCCAGAAGGCTTTCGTCTGCGCGACCGATTGCGACACCGCCGCATCGCTCAGCATCCCGCGTTCCAGCAGCTCCGCAAGCCAGGTCTCGAACCGCGGCGCATCGCGCGCTTCGTCGGTACCCTGCGCCTCGACCAGCACATAGAGGCCATGACCGGTGCCGACCGGCGAGCGAACGCCGGCACGATTGGTGATCACATCCCAATAGTCGGGCCACATCACCTCGAACGCCGACAGCAGCGGACCGAGCCCGCTGCGCGCTGCGTTCAGAAGCGCAAGCACCGCCGCATAATCCGGAACGGCGCAGAGCGCGGCCATGGTCGAGCGCGGCTTTGGAAGTAGCTTGAGCACCGCGCGGGTGATGATGCCGAGCGTGCCCTCGGACCCGACAAAGAGATGCTTCAGATCATAGCCGGCGTTGTTCTTGATCAGCTTGTTGAGGCTGGTCATGACCGTGCCGTCGGGCAATACCACTTCGAGACCGAGCACGAGTTCGCGCGTCATGCCATAGCGGATCACGCGATTGCCGCCGGCATTGGTGGAGAGGTTGCCGCCGATCGCGCAAGATCCGCGCGAACCGAGATCGAGCGGGAAAAACATGCCGCGTTCGTCGGCCGCGTTCTGAATGGTTTCGAGCGACGTTCCGGCGCGCACCGTCATGGTGGCGCCTGCCGGATCGATTTCCTCGATGCCGGTCATGCGCTCCAGCGAGATCGCAACCCAACCGGCCTCCGGGGAAGCGCCGCGGCACAGGCCGGTCAGTCCACCCTGTGGCACGTAACAAAGTCCCGCCTTTCGGCAGGCGAGAACCGCTTCCGATACGCCGCTGGCGTCGATCGGCCTTACCACCGCGAGCGGCGCCTGCGGCAGGCTGGCGCTCCAGTCATTGCCATTGCGGGCAGGTACGTCGTCGCCGAGCAGAACGGCCTGGGCGCCGAGCTTTCGCTGCAACCGGCTGAGCGCTTCCTGAACTTGGTCGCGTTTGATGGTGTGCATGGCGTGCCCGTTCTCCCAGCGCGGCCGAGCCGATAAGTGCCTGATTCCAGCCGTGGAAATCGTTTGAGTTATTCTTGTATGTAAGATACAACACAAGTCAACAGCGCGCTGGACGCAGGGACACCGGCGACGATGATGAGGGAGCAATTTGATGACTGATCCTATCCGTGGCTTCTGGGTAGCAACGCCGACGCCATTGTCGGCGGACGGCTCGGTGGATCATGTCCGGCTGACGCACCACGTGCTTCAGCTGTTCGCCAAGAGCGCCGACGGTGTGGTGTTGTTTGGCACCACCGGCGAGGGGACCTCGTTTGGCGCGGCGGAGCGGCTGGCAACCGTCGAATCGCTCCTGAAGGCAGGCATCGCTGAGCAGCGGATAGGTTTGGGCAGCGGCTTTGCGGCGGTGACCGACAGCATCGCGCTGACCCGCTCGGCGCTGGCGCTGGGGTTGCGGCACGTGTTGATGCTGCCGCCGTATTTTTATCGGGACGCGACCGCAGAAGGAATTGAGGACGCGTTCGCCGCGATTCTCGATGGCGTCGCCGACGATCGGCTGCGGGCCACGCTCTATCACATTCCGCAGACTTCCGGCGTCGGCGTGCCGCCGTCGGTGGCGGCCCGCCTGCGTGTGCGCTACGGCGCTGTCGTCGCCGGCCTCAAGGACTCTAGCGCCGACTTCAAGCAGTTTGAGGCGTTCCGTGCAGTGGCGCCGGAGCTGGCGATCACCGTGGGCAACGAAGTCGATATCGCCCGCGCAGTTGCTCAGGGCGGCGCCGGCACGATCTGCGGCCTTGGCAACATTGTCCCCCATCTGATCCGGGCCATGCTCGACGTCGGCGCGGAATCGCAGATGCGCGCGGTGCAGTCTGTTTTCGCCGATGAACCTTTTACGCCGGCGCTGAAGGCGGTCCTTGCCGCACGAAGCGGCCATGCCGGCTGGCTGCGAGTTCGCCCGCCGCTGCGTGCGGCATCCAACGGTGTCGCACTCACGGCAAGGCTGGATTCGCTGTTGCGGCCCGTTGCCGCCTGATCAAAGGCAAAGCGCTACGCTCCGCGCGCGCGAAAGTCGCGCGGCGTGGCGCCAAATCTGTTCTTGAATGTGCGGGTCGCGTGGGCGCCGTCGGCGAACCCGCACTGATGCGCAAGCCCCGCAATCGGAACGCCGGCCAGCAAAGGCTGCCGCAGCAGATTTCGAAACAGCTCGACACGCCGATGAAGAACATGCCGTTCGAATGTGGTTTCGCGGTCGGCAAAGATGCGATGAAACGTCCGCTCGGAGATGCCGAATTCGGCGGCAAGCGCCGGCGCAGACCGGGCACTGGCGATATTTGCCCTCAGA from Bradyrhizobium sp. AZCC 1693 encodes:
- a CDS encoding FAD-binding oxidoreductase — translated: MHTIKRDQVQEALSRLQRKLGAQAVLLGDDVPARNGNDWSASLPQAPLAVVRPIDASGVSEAVLACRKAGLCYVPQGGLTGLCRGASPEAGWVAISLERMTGIEEIDPAGATMTVRAGTSLETIQNAADERGMFFPLDLGSRGSCAIGGNLSTNAGGNRVIRYGMTRELVLGLEVVLPDGTVMTSLNKLIKNNAGYDLKHLFVGSEGTLGIITRAVLKLLPKPRSTMAALCAVPDYAAVLALLNAARSGLGPLLSAFEVMWPDYWDVITNRAGVRSPVGTGHGLYVLVEAQGTDEARDAPRFETWLAELLERGMLSDAAVSQSVAQTKAFWAVRDICSEFGQVLGPHIPYDIGLAVAGMDEFVRRCKAALASGIPGCDSVYYGHIGDGNLHLVSWVPGLSVEEQPKEEMDQIVYGLVREMGGSVSAEHGIGTLKKKWLGYARSEAEIALMRTLKAALDPDGLLNPGKVI
- a CDS encoding GntR family transcriptional regulator, with protein sequence MKSFKLDTPKSLSQKVMLRLRQAIIEGELKLGAVIAEERLAQSFGVSRTPVREAMSLLQAHGLVVVKPQVGSFVFTPSAADIVELCTFRILIEPKAAELAHGHDRDGALKALTAAVADMKQAVAAKDTLAYGSADTAFHDALFVHCGNHYLMQSYQLIAGRVAALRTNLSSPLDVRTPASFDQHRELLDLFERGKFEGFTKLMTVHITNSGHAYARALEVA
- a CDS encoding UDP-glucose dehydrogenase family protein — protein: MHIAMIGAGYVGLVSGACFSDFGHQVVCIDSNAEKVDRLNNGEMPIHEPGLAELVARNVGQGRLSFASDLKSAVSEAEVVFIAVGTPSRRGDGHADLSYVYAAAREIASVLPERAVVVTKSTVPVGTGDEVERIIREENPSATVAVVSNPEFLREGAAIRDFKHPDRIVIGTEDARARGVMAEVYRPLHLNASPILYTDRRTAELTKYAANSFLATKIAFINEIADLAEKVGANVQEVARGIGLDNRIGQKFLHAGPGFGGSCFPKDAMALIKTGQDHESPVRIVETVVAVNDQRKRAMARKVANAFGGNLRGKSIAVLGVTFKPDTDDMRDAPSIPLITALQDMGAEVRVFDPVGMEQAKKVFENVTFCDNAYRCAKGCHALVIVTEWEQFRALDLKELSTIMACPVIVDLRNIYSPEEVERNGFLYCGVGRPKSMAY
- a CDS encoding NAD-dependent epimerase, whose protein sequence is MSDQPILLTGAAGFIGFHVAQRLLQSGHRVIGVDNLNAYYDPQLKAARLDILRNDRRFQFERLDLADRVAVPELFARHRFPVVIHLAAQAGVRYSLMDPHAYVDANLVGFTNILEGCRHNGCRHLLFASSSSVYGANRKLPFSVQDNVDHPISLYAASKKANELMAHSYSHLYGIPCTGLRFFTVYGPWYRPDMALFVFAEAIARGDPIRLFNGGRMLRDFTYIDDVTDALVRLIGRAPQGKPQRLGEAPDPGSSAAPWRIYNIGNSKPEELLRVVSLLEQELGRTATKELLPMQPGDVPATYADVDDLSRDVDFRPATSIEEGIRRFAAWYRSYREDQSDGGIQATSSARA
- a CDS encoding dihydrodipicolinate synthase family protein; translated protein: MTDPIRGFWVATPTPLSADGSVDHVRLTHHVLQLFAKSADGVVLFGTTGEGTSFGAAERLATVESLLKAGIAEQRIGLGSGFAAVTDSIALTRSALALGLRHVLMLPPYFYRDATAEGIEDAFAAILDGVADDRLRATLYHIPQTSGVGVPPSVAARLRVRYGAVVAGLKDSSADFKQFEAFRAVAPELAITVGNEVDIARAVAQGGAGTICGLGNIVPHLIRAMLDVGAESQMRAVQSVFADEPFTPALKAVLAARSGHAGWLRVRPPLRAASNGVALTARLDSLLRPVAA